One region of Cyanobium sp. M30B3 genomic DNA includes:
- a CDS encoding DUF3067 family protein, with amino-acid sequence MLELLRLRWQASYDLQLVQRRGRLYLQVMWAYLEQQSFPLSAEAYAARLEEVAGMVNGMGVADQVRHWLRTTTDKPRLGRAMGLALELPPERLGEFLV; translated from the coding sequence CTGCTGGAGCTGCTGCGCCTGCGCTGGCAGGCCTCCTACGACCTGCAACTGGTGCAGCGGCGAGGCCGGCTCTACCTGCAGGTGATGTGGGCGTACCTGGAGCAGCAGTCCTTCCCGCTCTCCGCCGAGGCCTACGCCGCCAGGCTCGAGGAGGTGGCCGGGATGGTCAACGGCATGGGCGTGGCGGACCAGGTGCGCCACTGGCTGCGCACCACCACCGACAAACCCCGGCTGGGGCGGGCGATGGGGCTGGCCCTGGAGCTGCCCCCCGAGCGGCTGGGGGAATTCCTGGTGTAA
- a CDS encoding FAD-dependent oxidoreductase, with translation MVQSQADGPPLLPAEQSGGGQAQRGQATPEVDVLIVGGGVCGTALLFELARYTDLARLALVERYDELARVNSRATNNSQTIHCGDIETNYTLEKAIKVKRTAEMIVHYAELLEPAVRQRCVFRTPKMVLAVGAQECALLRQRFERFSPHFPAMELLEKEQIAAWEPNVALVDGQLRPEELLAIGIRSAYTAVDYEELSQSFVDQARAAIAAGDAEGRRLHLHRGTTVLEIAPAGESYRVTLAPTPGCRAGLAADGSAAAPREILARHVVVNAGAHSLLMAQRMGFGLEYSCLPVAGSFYFTPDLLRGKVYTVQNDKLPFAAIHGDPDVRAPGKTRFGPTALLLPLLERYKPASFWEFLKVLRLDWAVLAVFWQLLRIADIRNYIFKNLLFEVPWLRRRLFLADARKIVPGMQLDDLRFAEGYGGVRPQLIDKRNRKLMLGEASIPALPGLVFNVTPSPGGTCCLGNAARDLDAIADRLGCAVDRTRMALELYGEPG, from the coding sequence ATGGTCCAGTCCCAAGCCGATGGTCCGCCACTGCTGCCGGCAGAGCAGTCAGGCGGTGGGCAGGCGCAGCGCGGCCAGGCCACACCAGAGGTGGATGTGCTGATCGTGGGGGGAGGGGTGTGCGGCACGGCGCTGCTGTTTGAGCTGGCCCGCTACACGGATCTGGCCCGGCTTGCCCTGGTGGAGCGCTACGACGAGCTGGCGCGGGTGAACTCGCGGGCCACCAACAACAGCCAGACCATCCACTGCGGTGACATCGAGACCAACTACACGCTCGAGAAGGCCATCAAGGTGAAGCGCACGGCCGAGATGATCGTGCACTACGCCGAGCTGCTGGAGCCGGCGGTGCGCCAGCGCTGTGTGTTCCGCACGCCCAAGATGGTGCTGGCGGTGGGCGCCCAGGAGTGCGCCCTGCTCAGGCAGCGCTTTGAACGCTTTTCCCCCCACTTCCCGGCGATGGAGCTGCTGGAGAAAGAGCAGATCGCCGCGTGGGAGCCGAATGTGGCCCTGGTCGACGGCCAGCTGCGGCCGGAGGAGCTCTTGGCCATCGGCATCCGCAGCGCCTACACCGCCGTCGATTACGAGGAGCTCTCCCAGTCGTTCGTGGATCAGGCCCGAGCGGCGATCGCCGCAGGCGATGCGGAAGGCCGTCGGCTCCACCTGCATCGCGGCACCACGGTGCTGGAGATCGCGCCGGCAGGCGAGAGCTACCGGGTGACCCTGGCCCCCACTCCCGGCTGCCGCGCCGGCCTGGCCGCCGATGGCTCTGCCGCGGCACCCCGCGAGATCCTGGCGCGCCACGTGGTGGTGAATGCCGGTGCCCACAGCCTGCTGATGGCCCAGCGGATGGGCTTTGGCCTGGAGTATTCCTGCCTGCCGGTGGCCGGCAGCTTCTACTTCACCCCCGACCTGCTCCGGGGCAAGGTGTACACGGTGCAGAACGACAAGCTGCCCTTCGCCGCCATCCACGGCGACCCCGACGTGCGCGCCCCCGGCAAGACCCGCTTCGGACCAACGGCCCTGCTGCTGCCGCTGCTGGAGCGCTACAAGCCGGCCTCCTTCTGGGAGTTTCTCAAGGTGCTGCGGCTGGATTGGGCCGTGCTGGCGGTGTTCTGGCAGCTGCTGCGCATCGCCGACATCCGCAACTACATCTTCAAAAACCTGCTGTTTGAGGTGCCCTGGCTCAGGCGGCGCCTGTTTCTTGCCGATGCCCGCAAGATCGTGCCCGGCATGCAGCTTGATGATCTGCGCTTCGCCGAGGGCTACGGCGGCGTACGGCCCCAGCTGATCGACAAGCGGAACCGCAAACTGATGCTCGGTGAGGCCAGCATTCCGGCCCTGCCCGGCCTGGTGTTCAACGTCACGCCATCGCCGGGTGGCACCTGCTGTCTCGGCAATGCCGCCCGCGATCTCGACGCGATTGCGGATCGCCTGGGCTGTGCCGTCGATCGGACCAGAATGGCCCTGGAGCTTTACGGCGAGCCGGGCTGA
- the cobM gene encoding precorrin-4 C(11)-methyltransferase, with amino-acid sequence MNTPRLWIVGAGPGAPDLLTLRAARLIEQAEVLVYTDSLVNPQIAALAPAGCERIRTSTLTLEEVLAVVQDRIAAGRRVVRLHDGDPCLYGALAEQICRLADAGIAVEVVPGISAYQATAAALGAELTIPGLVQTIVLTRTGGRTGVPETESLERLAALRASLCLYLSARHVEEVQAELLRHYPADTPVAIGYRVSWPDQWITVVPLSQMAQVSRERSLIRTTLYVVSPALAAPAQARSKLYSASHRHLFRGGVPTDEGGVPADETVQPGSP; translated from the coding sequence TTGAACACCCCACGCCTCTGGATCGTGGGTGCCGGGCCCGGTGCACCGGACCTGCTCACCCTCAGGGCGGCCCGCTTGATTGAGCAGGCCGAGGTGCTGGTGTACACCGACTCCCTGGTGAACCCCCAGATCGCCGCGCTGGCCCCCGCAGGCTGCGAGCGGATCCGCACCAGCACCCTCACCCTGGAGGAGGTGCTGGCGGTGGTTCAGGACCGCATCGCTGCCGGCAGGCGGGTGGTGCGCCTGCACGATGGCGACCCCTGCCTCTACGGCGCCCTGGCCGAGCAGATCTGCCGCCTGGCCGATGCCGGCATCGCCGTGGAGGTGGTGCCAGGCATCAGCGCCTACCAGGCCACCGCCGCCGCCCTGGGCGCCGAACTCACCATCCCAGGACTGGTGCAGACCATCGTGCTCACCCGCACCGGCGGCCGCACCGGCGTGCCCGAAACCGAATCACTGGAACGGCTGGCCGCCCTGCGCGCCTCCCTCTGCCTGTACCTCTCCGCGCGCCACGTGGAGGAGGTGCAGGCTGAACTGCTGCGCCACTACCCCGCCGACACCCCCGTGGCGATCGGCTACCGGGTGAGCTGGCCAGACCAGTGGATCACGGTGGTGCCGCTGAGCCAGATGGCCCAGGTGAGCCGCGAGCGCTCCCTGATCCGCACCACCCTCTACGTGGTGAGTCCTGCCCTGGCGGCACCGGCGCAGGCCCGCTCCAAGCTCTACTCCGCCAGCCACCGCCACCTGTTCCGGGGTGGCGTCCCCACGGACGAAGGTGGTGTCCCCGCGGACGAAACCGTTCAGCCCGGCTCGCCGTAA
- a CDS encoding cytochrome b6-f complex iron-sulfur subunit encodes MTQIPASASGDVPGMGRRQFMNLLTFGSLTGVALGALYPVVNYFIPPKAAGSGGGTAAKDELGNAVTATGWLSSHKEGDRSLVQGLKGDPTYLIVEGEDAIGSYGINAICTHLGCVVPWNSGANKFICPCHGSQYDATGKVVRGPAPLSLALAHVSVENDNVFVSQWTETDFRTGDKPWWA; translated from the coding sequence ATGACCCAGATCCCAGCCAGCGCGAGTGGTGATGTGCCCGGAATGGGTCGTCGGCAGTTCATGAATCTGCTCACCTTCGGGTCGCTCACCGGGGTGGCCCTCGGGGCGCTCTACCCGGTGGTGAACTACTTCATCCCCCCCAAGGCGGCCGGCTCCGGCGGTGGCACCGCCGCCAAGGACGAGCTGGGCAATGCCGTCACCGCCACTGGCTGGCTGAGCAGCCACAAGGAGGGAGACCGCAGCCTGGTGCAGGGCCTCAAGGGCGACCCCACCTATCTGATCGTGGAGGGCGAGGACGCCATCGGCAGCTACGGCATCAACGCCATCTGCACCCACCTGGGCTGCGTGGTGCCCTGGAACAGCGGCGCCAACAAGTTCATCTGCCCCTGCCACGGCTCCCAGTACGACGCCACCGGCAAGGTGGTGCGCGGTCCGGCGCCCCTCTCCCTGGCCCTGGCGCACGTGTCGGTGGAAAACGACAACGTGTTCGTGAGCCAGTGGACCGAGACCGACTTCCGCACCGGCGACAAGCCCTGGTGGGCCTGA
- a CDS encoding Photosystem I reaction center subunit III, whose protein sequence is MRRLFPRLCAVLLSAFLLFGFAPVAKADASVAGLTPCAENPRFQQRAAAAKTDQAKARFEMYSQALCGTDGLPHLIVDGRWSHAGDFLIPGIAFLYIAGCIGWAGRTYLMAIRGSKDATMREIQIDVPLAFKSTLAAASWPLAAFGELTGKKLTEADDKITVSPR, encoded by the coding sequence ATGCGCCGTCTTTTCCCCCGCCTGTGCGCGGTTCTGCTCTCCGCCTTCCTGCTGTTCGGCTTTGCACCCGTCGCCAAGGCAGACGCATCCGTTGCCGGCCTCACCCCCTGTGCCGAGAACCCCCGCTTCCAGCAGCGCGCCGCCGCCGCCAAGACCGACCAGGCCAAGGCCCGCTTCGAGATGTACAGCCAGGCCCTCTGCGGCACCGATGGCCTGCCCCACCTGATCGTGGATGGCCGCTGGAGCCACGCCGGTGACTTCCTCATCCCCGGCATCGCCTTCCTATACATCGCCGGCTGCATCGGCTGGGCTGGCCGCACCTACCTGATGGCGATCCGCGGCAGCAAGGACGCCACCATGCGCGAAATCCAGATTGATGTGCCCCTGGCGTTCAAGAGCACCCTGGCCGCCGCCAGCTGGCCCCTGGCCGCCTTCGGTGAGCTCACCGGCAAGAAGCTCACTGAAGCCGACGACAAGATCACCGTGTCCCCGCGCTGA
- a CDS encoding NFACT family protein: MAMARLQPMDLTSLRAALSEWRGLLLPSRFEKAQQGSSHSLQLGLRHLQGIQWLELCWQAEAARVHAIEPPPRQGEGSTLAQQLQHGLRGLALTSLEQPGWERVVDLGFARRPGEPLEKRLVIELMGRHSNLFLLDGDGRVVALARQVKASQSRLRPIGTGDLYLPPPPAAGEPPSTATGFVDWQRRLMLLPLPLERALRDAFQGISPALARQLVPEAWLEQPVHTLGEEQWHQLWQAWRSWLEVLEAERFGWHPSPTGYSCWAPPSQGALRGAASEDPPPQAPSRPGNCGGLPINHALATYYGEHLAARALQESRQQLRQRLGRLADQQARQVADQETLLAAAAGSDGLQRQADALLSQRQPGRQCIDDAQKLYRRARKLRRSVAAITPRLEQHRRHLAAIEASLTYLDQAESVELLEALRQELEELLGRSTRPGRRQRRALEAVRDTPSPLELATGSGVVVQVGRNHRQNEWISFRQARRGDLWFHAQELPGSHVVLKSSGAVAGDADLQAAADLAAHFSRGRANGRVPVVMVPVDALQRIPGAAPGTVRHRGGLVLWGVPERALSLLAAQQP; the protein is encoded by the coding sequence ATGGCGATGGCCAGGCTGCAACCGATGGACCTCACCAGCCTGCGGGCTGCGCTGAGCGAGTGGCGCGGCCTGCTGCTGCCCAGCCGGTTTGAGAAGGCCCAGCAGGGCAGCAGCCACAGCCTGCAGCTGGGTCTGCGCCATCTGCAGGGCATCCAGTGGCTGGAGCTCTGCTGGCAGGCGGAGGCGGCCCGGGTGCACGCCATCGAGCCGCCCCCCCGCCAGGGGGAGGGCAGCACCCTGGCCCAGCAGCTCCAGCACGGCCTGCGCGGCCTGGCCCTCACCAGCCTGGAGCAGCCCGGCTGGGAGCGGGTCGTGGACCTCGGCTTCGCCCGCCGTCCCGGCGAGCCCCTGGAGAAACGGCTGGTGATCGAACTGATGGGGCGCCACAGCAACCTGTTCCTGCTGGACGGCGATGGGCGGGTGGTGGCCCTGGCCCGGCAGGTGAAAGCCAGCCAGTCACGGCTGCGGCCGATCGGCACCGGTGATCTCTACCTGCCGCCACCCCCAGCGGCCGGCGAACCGCCCAGCACGGCCACCGGCTTCGTCGACTGGCAGCGACGCCTGATGCTGCTGCCCCTCCCCCTGGAGCGGGCCCTGCGCGATGCCTTCCAGGGCATCAGTCCGGCCCTGGCCCGCCAGCTGGTGCCTGAGGCCTGGCTGGAGCAGCCGGTGCACACGCTCGGGGAGGAGCAGTGGCACCAGCTCTGGCAGGCCTGGCGGAGCTGGCTGGAGGTGTTGGAAGCAGAGCGGTTCGGCTGGCACCCCTCCCCCACCGGCTACAGCTGCTGGGCCCCGCCCAGCCAGGGGGCCCTGCGGGGTGCTGCTTCGGAGGATCCCCCCCCGCAAGCTCCATCCCGCCCAGGGAATTGCGGCGGTCTGCCGATCAACCACGCCCTGGCCACCTACTACGGCGAGCACCTGGCGGCCCGCGCCCTGCAGGAGAGCCGCCAGCAACTGCGGCAGCGGCTGGGCAGGCTGGCCGACCAACAGGCCCGCCAGGTGGCCGACCAGGAGACCCTGCTGGCGGCGGCGGCCGGCAGCGACGGGCTGCAGCGCCAGGCCGATGCCCTGCTCAGCCAGCGCCAGCCCGGCCGCCAGTGCATCGACGACGCCCAGAAGCTCTACCGCCGGGCCCGCAAGCTGCGGCGCTCGGTGGCGGCGATCACGCCGCGCCTGGAGCAACACCGCCGGCACCTGGCCGCCATTGAGGCCAGCCTCACTTACCTCGACCAGGCCGAGAGCGTGGAGCTGCTGGAGGCCCTGCGCCAGGAACTGGAGGAGCTGCTGGGGCGCTCCACCCGTCCCGGGCGGCGCCAGCGGCGCGCCCTGGAGGCGGTGCGGGACACCCCCAGCCCCCTGGAGCTGGCCACGGGGTCGGGGGTGGTGGTGCAGGTGGGCCGCAACCACCGCCAGAACGAGTGGATCTCCTTCCGCCAGGCCCGCCGCGGCGACCTCTGGTTCCACGCCCAGGAGCTGCCCGGCAGCCACGTGGTGCTCAAGAGCTCAGGGGCGGTGGCGGGCGATGCCGACCTGCAGGCGGCGGCCGACCTGGCGGCCCACTTCAGCCGCGGCCGGGCCAACGGCCGGGTGCCGGTGGTGATGGTGCCGGTGGACGCCCTGCAGCGCATCCCCGGCGCCGCCCCGGGTACCGTGCGCCACCGGGGTGGCCTGGTGCTCTGGGGCGTCCCGGAACGGGCCCTTAGCCTGCTGGCAGCGCAGCAGCCATGA
- the tatC gene encoding twin-arginine translocase subunit TatC, which yields MTTSPTDPAAQVPDQGGAGPGAPPPPIRVLPAAAPSPDDFPGEVEMSLVDHLEELRRRILRSLLAVVLAAAGCLVFVKPLVRLLEMPADGIRFLQLAPGEFLFVSLKVAGYAGLCLALPWVLYEILAFVLPGLTRRERRLVGPAVAGSAVLFAAGLVFAWWALVPAALRFLVSYGADVVEPSWSIERYLDFVLLLMVATALAFQLPVLQLILGALGLIRARTMLAAWRWVLLAASIAGAVLTPSTDPVTMLLLGGAITGLYLVGVGLVALSERLRPSPATPAEAG from the coding sequence ATGACCACGTCCCCCACCGACCCCGCCGCTCAGGTGCCTGACCAGGGCGGTGCTGGGCCAGGTGCGCCGCCGCCGCCGATCCGGGTGCTGCCGGCGGCCGCCCCCTCCCCCGACGACTTTCCCGGGGAAGTGGAGATGAGCCTGGTGGACCACCTGGAGGAGCTGCGCCGCCGCATCCTGCGCAGCCTGCTGGCGGTGGTGCTGGCGGCGGCCGGCTGCCTGGTGTTCGTCAAACCCCTGGTGCGGCTGCTGGAGATGCCGGCCGACGGCATCCGCTTCCTGCAGCTGGCCCCGGGCGAGTTCCTGTTCGTGTCGTTGAAGGTGGCCGGCTATGCCGGCCTCTGCCTGGCCCTGCCCTGGGTGCTCTACGAGATCCTGGCCTTCGTGCTGCCCGGCCTCACCCGGCGGGAGCGGCGCCTGGTGGGCCCCGCCGTGGCCGGTTCGGCGGTGCTGTTCGCCGCCGGCCTGGTCTTCGCCTGGTGGGCGCTGGTGCCGGCCGCCCTGCGCTTCCTGGTGAGCTACGGCGCCGACGTGGTGGAGCCCAGCTGGTCGATCGAGCGCTACCTCGACTTTGTGCTGCTGCTGATGGTGGCCACGGCCCTGGCCTTCCAGCTGCCGGTGCTGCAGCTGATCCTGGGCGCCCTCGGGCTGATCCGGGCGCGCACGATGCTGGCGGCCTGGCGCTGGGTGCTGCTGGCCGCCTCGATCGCCGGTGCCGTGCTCACCCCCTCCACCGACCCGGTGACGATGCTGCTGCTGGGCGGCGCCATCACCGGGCTCTACCTGGTGGGGGTGGGGCTCGTGGCCCTCAGCGAACGGTTGCGGCCCTCCCCGGCCACCCCCGCCGAGGCCGGATAG
- a CDS encoding high light inducible protein, whose product MSSSELNAWRRGFTPQAEIWNGRLAMLGLSLGLAVLLISRLSIR is encoded by the coding sequence GTGAGTTCCAGCGAACTCAATGCCTGGCGCCGGGGCTTCACCCCCCAGGCCGAGATCTGGAACGGACGCCTGGCCATGCTGGGTCTCTCCCTGGGGCTGGCGGTGCTGCTGATCTCCCGCCTCAGCATCCGCTGA
- the gmk gene encoding guanylate kinase — protein sequence MARLSVITGPSGVGKGTLVGRLLARHPRIWLSVSATTRAPRPGEVEGESYFFLSREHFERQVAAGGFLEWAEFAGNLYGTPREPVERQLAAGRPVLLEIELEGARQVRRSFPAGFQVMIQPPSLEELERRIRGRGTDAEAAIQRRLERAREELAAAGEFDATLVNGDLELALAQLERLLRLDEGEQAGEAVASCS from the coding sequence ATGGCCCGTCTGAGCGTGATCACCGGTCCGAGCGGGGTGGGCAAGGGCACGCTGGTGGGCAGGTTGCTGGCCCGCCATCCGCGCATCTGGCTGTCGGTGTCCGCCACCACCAGAGCCCCCCGCCCCGGGGAGGTGGAGGGCGAGAGCTACTTCTTCCTCAGCCGCGAGCACTTCGAGCGGCAGGTGGCGGCCGGCGGCTTCCTGGAGTGGGCCGAGTTCGCCGGCAACCTCTACGGCACCCCGCGCGAGCCGGTGGAGCGCCAGCTGGCGGCGGGGCGGCCGGTGTTGCTGGAAATCGAGCTGGAGGGAGCCCGCCAGGTGCGCCGCAGTTTTCCAGCCGGCTTCCAGGTGATGATCCAGCCCCCCAGCCTCGAGGAGCTGGAGCGGCGGATCCGCGGCCGGGGCACCGATGCCGAAGCGGCGATCCAGCGGCGCCTGGAGCGGGCCCGGGAGGAGCTGGCTGCCGCTGGCGAGTTCGACGCCACCCTGGTGAATGGCGACCTGGAGCTCGCCCTGGCGCAACTGGAGCGCCTGCTGCGCCTGGACGAGGGGGAGCAGGCCGGCGAGGCGGTGGCCTCCTGCTCCTGA
- the psaJ gene encoding photosystem I reaction center subunit IX: protein MKKFLTTAPVFSAIWFTITAGILIEFNRFFPDLLFHPL from the coding sequence ATGAAGAAATTCCTCACCACCGCCCCGGTGTTCTCGGCGATCTGGTTCACCATCACCGCCGGCATCCTGATCGAGTTCAACCGCTTCTTCCCCGACCTGCTGTTCCACCCCCTCTGA
- the tsaD gene encoding tRNA (adenosine(37)-N6)-threonylcarbamoyltransferase complex transferase subunit TsaD, which produces MATVLALETSCDESAAAIVRDTTVLASAVASQVEEHARWGGVVPEIASRRHVEALPQLIEQVCVASGVPVDAVDAVAATVAPGLVGALLVASVTGRTLARLHGKPFLGIHHLEGHLASVQLGDPLPAGPYLVLLVSGGHTELVRVEGPGAYTRLGRSHDDAAGEAFDKVARLLGLGYPGGPAIQAAAAAGDSGRFQLPKGRISLPQGGFHPYDFSFSGLKTAMLRQVRALEQAAAAGGEALPVADLAASFEQVVAEVLVERSCRCARDHGLGTLVLVGGVAANRRLRALLERRCQSDGLQWRLAPLAYCTDNAAMIGVAACQRLGAGQASSVELGVSARLPLEVADRLYETQAAF; this is translated from the coding sequence ATGGCAACGGTTCTGGCCCTCGAAACAAGTTGTGACGAGTCGGCGGCGGCGATCGTGCGCGACACCACCGTGCTGGCCAGCGCCGTGGCCTCCCAGGTGGAGGAACACGCCCGCTGGGGCGGGGTGGTGCCGGAGATCGCCTCGCGCCGCCACGTGGAGGCCCTGCCCCAGCTGATCGAGCAGGTGTGCGTCGCCAGCGGGGTGCCGGTGGACGCGGTGGACGCGGTGGCGGCCACCGTGGCGCCGGGGCTGGTGGGGGCCCTGCTGGTGGCGTCGGTGACGGGGCGCACCCTGGCGCGGCTGCACGGCAAGCCCTTCCTGGGCATTCACCACCTGGAAGGCCATCTGGCCTCCGTGCAGCTGGGCGATCCGTTGCCCGCCGGCCCCTATCTGGTGCTGCTGGTGAGTGGCGGGCACACCGAGCTGGTGCGGGTGGAGGGCCCGGGGGCCTACACGCGGCTGGGCCGCAGCCACGACGACGCGGCGGGGGAGGCCTTCGACAAGGTGGCCCGGCTGCTGGGGCTGGGCTACCCCGGCGGACCCGCCATCCAGGCGGCGGCGGCGGCTGGGGATTCCGGCCGTTTCCAGCTGCCCAAGGGGCGGATTTCCCTGCCCCAGGGCGGCTTCCACCCCTACGACTTCAGCTTCAGTGGCCTCAAGACCGCCATGCTTCGCCAGGTGCGGGCCCTGGAGCAGGCCGCGGCGGCGGGGGGTGAGGCCTTGCCGGTGGCCGATCTGGCGGCCAGTTTCGAGCAGGTGGTGGCCGAGGTGCTGGTGGAGCGCAGCTGCCGCTGTGCCCGTGACCATGGCCTCGGCACGCTGGTGCTGGTGGGGGGGGTGGCCGCCAACCGGCGCCTGCGCGCGTTGCTGGAGCGGCGCTGCCAGAGCGATGGGCTGCAGTGGCGCCTGGCACCGCTGGCCTACTGCACCGACAACGCCGCGATGATCGGTGTGGCGGCCTGCCAGCGCCTGGGGGCCGGACAGGCCAGCAGTGTGGAGCTGGGGGTGTCGGCCCGCCTGCCCCTGGAGGTTGCCGATCGCCTTTACGAAACGCAGGCGGCCTTTTAA
- a CDS encoding prolipoprotein diacylglyceryl transferase — protein MTPPFAFTSPGPLVFQLGPFALRWYGLLIALAVLAGLALATRLGKARGIDPALIADLLPLLVLGAVIGARIYYVALEWRQYAANPFEALAIWRGGIAIHGALIGGVLTTILYCRWRRQAFWPLLDVLMPAVALGQAIGRWGNFFNSEAFGVPTDLPWKLMIPAANRPPEFIDQLHFHPTFLYESLWNVGVCALLLVLFRQASRGLIQLPAGALSCVYLMAYSSGRVWIEGLRIDPLCLFAAPPFCEGGLRMAQLVSLLLIALGGLGLWWLLGRRRALPDPAGVVR, from the coding sequence TTGACTCCCCCTTTCGCCTTCACCTCTCCGGGGCCCCTGGTGTTCCAGCTGGGCCCCTTTGCACTGCGCTGGTATGGGCTCCTGATCGCCCTGGCGGTGCTGGCCGGCCTGGCACTGGCCACCCGGCTGGGCAAGGCCAGGGGCATTGACCCTGCCCTGATCGCCGATCTGCTGCCGTTGCTCGTGCTGGGGGCCGTGATCGGCGCCAGGATCTACTACGTGGCCCTGGAATGGCGTCAGTACGCCGCCAATCCATTTGAGGCCCTGGCGATCTGGCGCGGTGGCATCGCCATCCACGGGGCCCTGATCGGCGGCGTGCTCACCACGATCCTCTATTGCCGCTGGCGGCGCCAGGCCTTCTGGCCCCTGCTCGATGTGCTGATGCCGGCGGTGGCCCTGGGCCAGGCGATCGGCCGCTGGGGCAATTTCTTCAACTCCGAAGCCTTCGGTGTGCCCACCGATCTGCCCTGGAAACTCATGATTCCCGCCGCCAACCGGCCGCCTGAATTCATCGACCAACTCCACTTTCACCCCACCTTCCTGTACGAATCGCTCTGGAATGTGGGGGTCTGTGCCCTGCTGCTGGTGTTGTTCCGCCAGGCCAGCCGGGGGCTCATCCAGCTGCCGGCCGGCGCCCTCAGCTGCGTGTACCTGATGGCCTACAGCAGCGGCCGGGTGTGGATCGAGGGCCTGCGCATCGACCCCCTCTGCCTGTTCGCCGCCCCGCCCTTCTGTGAAGGCGGCCTGCGCATGGCCCAGCTGGTGAGTCTGCTGCTGATCGCCCTGGGGGGCCTGGGCCTGTGGTGGCTGCTGGGACGGCGCCGCGCCCTGCCCGACCCGGCTGGAGTGGTGCGTTGA
- a CDS encoding apocytochrome f has translation MRRSLSSLLASLIGSSLALAVMLGAASPSWAYPFWAQQNYASPREATGKIVCANCHLAKKATRVEVPQAVFPDTVFKAVVEIPYDTSVQQIAGDGSATGLNVGAVVMLPEGFTLAPQERLSEELKEETAGIYYTQYSDDQPNILLVGPLPGDDHQEIVFPVLSPDPGTDSRIHFGKYQLHVGGNRGRGQVYPTGEKSNNTVFNAPAAGTVSAVTAGDGGATVVEITAEDGSTTTETIPAGPSLIVAVGDSVAAGAALTNDPNVGGFGQLDAEIVLQNPVRIYGLLAFFAAIALAQIMLVLKKRQVEKVQAAEGIV, from the coding sequence ATGCGCCGCTCCCTCTCCTCCCTGCTCGCCTCCCTGATCGGCTCCAGCCTGGCCCTGGCCGTGATGCTGGGGGCCGCCAGCCCCAGCTGGGCCTATCCCTTCTGGGCCCAGCAGAACTACGCCAGCCCCCGCGAGGCCACCGGCAAGATCGTGTGTGCCAACTGCCACCTGGCCAAGAAGGCCACCCGGGTGGAGGTGCCCCAAGCCGTGTTCCCCGACACGGTGTTCAAGGCCGTGGTGGAGATCCCCTATGACACCTCCGTGCAGCAGATCGCCGGCGACGGCAGTGCCACCGGGCTGAACGTGGGCGCTGTGGTGATGCTCCCCGAAGGCTTCACCCTGGCCCCCCAGGAGCGCCTCAGCGAGGAGCTCAAGGAGGAGACGGCCGGCATTTATTACACCCAGTACTCCGACGACCAGCCCAACATCCTGCTGGTGGGCCCCCTGCCGGGCGATGACCACCAGGAGATCGTCTTCCCGGTGCTCTCCCCCGACCCGGGCACCGACAGCAGAATCCACTTCGGCAAGTACCAGCTGCATGTGGGCGGCAACCGCGGCCGCGGCCAGGTGTATCCCACCGGTGAGAAGAGCAACAACACCGTGTTCAACGCCCCGGCAGCCGGCACCGTTTCGGCCGTCACCGCTGGCGATGGCGGCGCCACGGTTGTGGAAATCACCGCCGAAGACGGCAGCACCACCACCGAGACCATCCCCGCCGGTCCGAGCCTGATCGTGGCTGTGGGTGACAGCGTTGCCGCCGGCGCTGCCCTCACCAACGATCCCAACGTGGGTGGCTTCGGTCAGCTCGATGCCGAAATCGTGCTGCAGAACCCGGTGCGGATCTACGGCCTGCTGGCCTTCTTCGCCGCCATTGCCCTGGCCCAGATCATGCTGGTGCTGAAGAAGCGCCAGGTGGAGAAAGTCCAGGCTGCAGAAGGCATCGTCTGA